A single genomic interval of Synergistaceae bacterium harbors:
- a CDS encoding methyltransferase domain-containing protein, translating into MHFREKFIFLKRFAKSPGRIGSVTPSSKFLTRAMLDRVDWENANFIAELGAGTGVFTREIVKRAKPDAKILVFEIDPDLQKLIKDEHHSHGGLTLHSDAQKLITHMQEFGINQLDYVISSLPFTVLPRKMTVRILDAVVKALKPGGHFVAYQYSSIMRHVLQKKFAKIKTRFVMFNIPPAFVYDCSN; encoded by the coding sequence ATGCACTTCAGAGAAAAATTTATATTCCTGAAACGCTTTGCAAAATCGCCCGGCAGAATCGGCAGCGTTACACCGAGTTCAAAATTTTTGACACGTGCAATGTTAGACCGGGTTGACTGGGAAAACGCAAATTTTATAGCAGAATTAGGCGCAGGAACGGGAGTATTTACGCGCGAAATAGTCAAACGTGCAAAACCTGACGCAAAAATTTTAGTCTTCGAGATAGATCCTGATCTGCAAAAATTAATCAAGGACGAGCACCACTCGCACGGGGGATTAACACTTCACAGCGACGCTCAGAAATTAATAACTCACATGCAGGAATTCGGAATAAATCAACTTGATTACGTAATATCGAGTCTTCCGTTTACTGTTTTGCCGCGAAAAATGACAGTTAGAATCCTTGACGCTGTAGTAAAAGCTCTCAAACCGGGAGGACATTTCGTCGCGTATCAGTATTCATCGATAATGCGGCACGTTTTGCAGAAAAAATTTGCGAAGATCAAGACTCGTTTTGTGATGTTCAATATTCCGCCGGCATTTGTTTATGATTGCAGCAACTAA